The Melitaea cinxia chromosome 6, ilMelCinx1.1, whole genome shotgun sequence genome has a window encoding:
- the LOC123654475 gene encoding peroxidase-like — MFNFLLLSIVSCACAQSVFYESYSGNILSNEDVKVHLKKNTTFWCINEVLPCNPFEGRRLDGTCNNLKYPNRGAPHTPQYRLLPAEYDKGFEPKKTKSGEPLPLSRSVRTTILAEGRVPDRRFTQLLTYFWVYVIGDVLSVHDTVNYVRWKTHCCQEKGKTDKGCIPNIIPDDDPVHRFSSVRCMNLTRPESFQSVGCLKNDTVPERIVTSTPLFDLSQVYGMSLKVANSKVRLLEKGMLKFEEENGKLWPPSTKTPVNLCLLNQKPHEKRCHDTPDAGANSVLGPNLFVIWTWRFHNRIASILSELNPCWDDDRLFFTTRDIVIAITMQIYYYEMSPALMGFDNLVREGVISPHKGFRDLYNENILPQISLEFPAVQRWSHTIQEGKLKMYDAKGNYLREDRIVNMTLRTGYLVDTLEYITQGAFRQPAAKVDYVIDPDVAETGLGPHQLSADLATSDLTKNRYFGFAPYIKYRQLCSGKRYTTFKDLLDVIDPERIDLLKEKYQSVEDIDLMAGIWAEKLVKGGSVPVTMYCVVVEQMLRTMVSDRHWYERPNRPNAFTLDQLLEIRKASIAQFMCAVGDTVTEIQPYAFFLAGKGNEMRSCKEIKKVNLWAWKDFSCNAKKDNINCEI, encoded by the exons atgtttaattttttgttattgagtATCGTGTCGTGTGCGTGCGCGCAGTCGGTGTTTTACGAATCTTACTCtggtaatattttaagtaatgaaGACGTtaaagtacatttaaaaaagaatactaCATT TTGGTGCATCAACGAAGTGTTACCATGTAATCCATTTGAAGGAAGAAGATTGGATGGAACTTGTAACAACCTCAAATATCCCAACAGAGGCGCTCCACATACACCTCAATACAGACTTTTACCAGCGGAGTACGATAAGG GTTTTGAGCCCAAAAAGACAAAGTCAGGTGAACCATTGCCTCTCAGTAGGTCAGTTCGTACCACCATACTAGCAGAAGGACGAGTACCAGACCGAAGATTCACACAACTGTTAACATACTTCTGGGTTTACGTTATCGGGGATGTGTTGTCTGTGCACGACACAG taaactACGTGAGATGGAAAACACACTGCTGTCAAGAAAAAGGCAAAACAGATAAAGGTTGTATACCTAATATTATACCGGATGATGATCCAGTGCACAGATTCTCATCGGTACGATGCATGAATCTCACCAGACCTGAGAGTTTTCAATCAGTAGGATGTTTGAAAAATGACACGGTCCCTGAAAGA atagtGACATCAACACCACTTTTTGACCTATCACAAGTATATGGCATGTCGTTGAAAGTAGCAAATTCGAAGGTGAGACTACTTGAAAAGGGAATGCTTAAATTTGAAGAAGAAAACGGTAAACTTTGGCCACCAAGCACAAAAACACCAGTAAATTTGTGTCTGTTGAATCAAAAACCGCATGAAAAAAGATGTCACGATACAC CGGACGCGGGTGCCAACAGTGTTTTAGGACCAAACCTTTTCGTGATCTGGACGTGGCGTTTCCATAACCGAATCGCATCTATATTGTCTGAATTGAATCCTTGTTGGGATGATGATAGACTATTCTTCACCACTAGAGATATAGTAATTGCTATTACTATGCAAATTTACTATTACGAAATGTCACCTGCTTTAATGG GTTTCGATAATCTAGTAAGGGAAGGTGTTATTTCACCTCATAAGGGATTTAGAGATTTGTATAACGAAAATATTCTACCACAAATATCCTtagaatttcctgctgtacaaCGATGGTCGCATACGATCCAGGAAGGAAAGTTAAA GATGTACGACGCTAAAGGCAATTATTTGAGAGAAGACAGAATCGTTAATATGACTCTTCGAACAGGATACTTAGTCGATACCTTGGAGTATATTACTCAAGGTGCTTTTAGACAACCGGCAGCAAAAGTTGACTACGTTATCGATCCAGac GTTGCAGAAACCGGGCTAGGTCCTCATCAACTCTCAGCAGATCTTGCAACATCAGACTTAACTAAGAACCGATACTTTGGATTCGCGCCATACATAAAATACAGACAACTGTGCTCCGGAAAGAGGTACACCACATTTAAAGACTTGCTTGATGTCATAGACCCTGAG AGAATAGATTTGCTGAAGGAAAAGTATCAGAGTGTGGAGGACATCGACTTGATGGCAGGTATTTGGGCAGAAAAGCTTGTCAAGGGTGGGTCCGTACCAGTCACAATGTACTGCGTCGTGGTGGAGCAGATGCTCAGGACGATGGTTTCAGATCGACATTGGTATGAGAGACCAAATCGTCCCAACGCATTCACGCTAG ACCAACTTCTAGAGATTCGGAAAGCTTCAATTGCGCAGTTCATGTGCGCTGTTGGCGATACGGTGACGGAAATACAACCGTACGCCTTCTTTTTAGCTGGAAAAGG aaACGAAATGCGCAGTTGTAAGGAAATCAAGAAAGTAAATTTATGGGCGTGGAAAGATTTCAGCTGTAATGCGAAAAAAGATAACATCAACTGTGAAATTTAA